Proteins encoded by one window of Martelella endophytica:
- a CDS encoding LacI family DNA-binding transcriptional regulator, with the protein MTIGQRRVKRVTQSDVAAMAGVSTAVVSAVISPKPGKTIRVGEEAEKRVRAAMEALGYAPNVVAQSLAGGQRNIIGVFTYEAVFPSDRENFFYPFLLGIEQGAMKRGQDLLLFTSSSLDRGPRSIFPAGTNRMGVADGAILLGEEPDKSELKRLYDTGFPFVTIGRRIAEGADLNWVAADYAAAVEDVIARCAALGHRKLKFLGSSRVREQNEDREQGFLRHGQQGLELSVERFDPAAIDAAWTRQCLAEGHTVVLTETFAHATALERQIVERGGSIPGTISVVALAAPLTVSADVERWTRISVPREDMGERAVEQLIARIRAPEDDIANITLPCGFVPGETLKAI; encoded by the coding sequence GTGACGATCGGGCAGAGACGGGTAAAACGGGTGACACAGAGCGATGTCGCGGCCATGGCCGGGGTTTCGACGGCTGTGGTCTCGGCCGTCATCTCGCCCAAGCCCGGCAAGACCATCCGTGTCGGCGAAGAGGCGGAAAAGCGGGTGCGCGCCGCCATGGAGGCGCTCGGCTATGCCCCCAATGTCGTGGCACAATCGCTTGCCGGCGGCCAGCGCAACATTATCGGCGTTTTCACCTATGAAGCCGTGTTTCCGTCGGACCGGGAGAACTTCTTCTATCCCTTCCTGCTCGGCATCGAACAGGGCGCAATGAAGCGCGGGCAGGACCTGCTCCTGTTCACCTCGTCCTCACTGGACCGGGGCCCACGCAGCATCTTTCCCGCCGGAACCAACAGGATGGGCGTTGCCGATGGCGCGATCCTTCTGGGCGAAGAGCCGGACAAGAGCGAGCTGAAGCGGCTTTATGATACCGGTTTTCCGTTTGTAACCATCGGCCGACGCATCGCCGAGGGCGCGGACCTCAACTGGGTTGCCGCAGATTACGCCGCGGCTGTCGAGGATGTAATTGCCCGTTGCGCAGCACTCGGACACCGCAAGCTCAAATTCCTGGGCAGCAGCCGTGTACGCGAGCAGAATGAAGACCGCGAGCAGGGATTTCTGCGGCACGGGCAACAGGGCCTCGAACTTTCCGTAGAACGCTTTGACCCGGCTGCGATTGACGCGGCATGGACCAGGCAGTGCCTTGCGGAGGGTCATACCGTCGTGCTGACGGAAACCTTCGCCCACGCAACCGCACTGGAACGACAGATCGTCGAGCGCGGCGGCAGCATACCGGGTACCATTTCCGTTGTCGCGCTGGCGGCACCGCTCACGGTGTCGGCGGATGTCGAACGCTGGACGCGGATATCGGTCCCGCGTGAAGACATGGGTGAGCGGGCGGTTGAACAACTGATTGCCCGCATCCGCGCGCCCGAGGACGACATAGCCAACATCACTTTGCCCTGCGGCTTCGTGCCGGGCGAGACACTCAAAGCCATCTGA